A section of the Ruania halotolerans genome encodes:
- a CDS encoding alpha/beta fold hydrolase: MVTGAGIPAPLLPTLPGLDAAWSRVVRVPDVATDTGGRAEPALRSWHVLDTGPALEDRGHQVAGTVLAVHGNPTWSYLWRHLLTASLAQADAGGPAWRIIAVDQLEMGFSERTEVVRDLPQRIADLGALTDALDIGPVVTLGHDWGGVISLGWALAHPDQLAGITLLNTAVHQGPGPIPAPLRLAGATGVLTAATRRTTAFLETTLALAHPPLTAPIRAAYRAPYRSPARRRGIGDFVADIPIGEEHSSSPALTAIAEGVRGLRVPALLLWGPRDPIFSDRYLDDLAGRLPHARVHRFEGAGHLVAEDAPWASAVLDWLPTPDASPASDTAPAGSSGRGRPSAAAEPIFRPLGAALEERSQDRDIAVVDMAGDSPVRVSWQLLARNVERLATGLLGAGVRAGDRVSLLVPPGPALTASVYACLRIGAVVVVADAGLGVAGLSRAMRGAQADVVIGQRRGLMAARALGWPGRRISADALPAVVAAAMGVRTSLPALMRDGERALSEGAHLPPHPGPDEDAAVLFTSGSTGPAKGVRYTHAQLAAVRDVLIAELDPLPETGLVTGFAPFALLGPALGTCSATPDMDVSAPRTLTARAVADAVTASGATTVFLSPAAAGNVARTAHELSADGRATLRSVTQLLSTGAPVSAAVLGSVAELMPTAVAHTPYGMTECLLVTDITLPEILVVANADDAGVCVGRPVHAAQVRISALDSGGMAVGAPAQEPGVLGEVLVSAPHLKDGYDRLWLTDLAATRATPDDGGRWHRTGDVGHLDAQGRLWIEGRLAHVLTTAAGPLAPVGPEQEVERAAGVQRAAIVGVGPPGVQQAVAVVETDPRARRAGLATAAIAEQARTACSTALAAVLTVPELPTDVRHNSKIDRGALQVWAQRVLAGERAAAPR, translated from the coding sequence CTGGTGACCGGCGCCGGCATCCCCGCCCCTCTGCTCCCTACCCTGCCCGGTCTGGATGCCGCATGGAGCCGGGTGGTGCGGGTCCCCGACGTGGCCACCGATACCGGCGGCCGCGCCGAACCCGCGCTGCGTTCCTGGCACGTCCTGGATACCGGGCCCGCACTCGAAGATCGCGGCCATCAGGTTGCCGGAACTGTGCTCGCCGTCCACGGAAACCCCACCTGGTCCTATCTGTGGCGGCACCTGCTGACGGCGAGCCTTGCCCAGGCAGATGCTGGCGGCCCCGCCTGGCGCATCATCGCCGTCGACCAACTCGAGATGGGCTTCTCCGAGCGCACCGAGGTGGTCCGCGATCTCCCGCAGCGCATCGCCGACCTCGGCGCACTCACCGACGCCCTCGACATCGGGCCCGTCGTCACCCTTGGTCACGACTGGGGCGGCGTCATCAGCCTCGGCTGGGCACTGGCACACCCGGACCAACTTGCCGGCATCACCCTGCTCAACACGGCCGTCCACCAGGGCCCGGGACCCATCCCGGCACCGCTACGCCTGGCCGGCGCCACGGGGGTGCTCACCGCCGCAACGCGCAGGACCACGGCGTTCCTGGAGACCACCCTCGCCCTCGCCCACCCACCTTTGACGGCGCCGATCCGGGCTGCCTACCGTGCGCCCTACCGCAGCCCAGCACGGCGACGCGGGATCGGTGACTTCGTTGCCGACATCCCCATCGGCGAGGAGCACTCCAGCTCGCCCGCCCTGACGGCGATCGCCGAGGGCGTGCGTGGCCTGCGTGTTCCCGCACTCCTGCTGTGGGGTCCGCGGGACCCGATCTTCAGCGACCGCTATCTCGACGACCTCGCCGGCCGACTACCGCACGCCCGCGTGCATCGGTTCGAAGGTGCGGGTCACCTGGTGGCCGAGGACGCACCGTGGGCGTCCGCCGTCCTCGACTGGCTGCCCACACCCGATGCGAGCCCTGCCTCCGATACCGCGCCCGCCGGATCGAGCGGACGCGGCAGGCCCAGCGCCGCGGCCGAACCGATCTTCCGCCCGCTCGGCGCCGCTCTCGAGGAGCGCTCCCAGGATCGCGACATCGCCGTCGTCGATATGGCGGGAGACTCGCCGGTGCGGGTGAGTTGGCAACTCCTGGCCCGCAACGTCGAACGCCTCGCAACGGGCCTGCTGGGCGCAGGGGTGCGGGCGGGCGATCGCGTCAGTCTGCTCGTCCCTCCGGGGCCGGCTCTCACGGCGAGCGTGTACGCGTGCCTGCGGATCGGGGCCGTCGTGGTGGTGGCCGATGCCGGTCTGGGGGTGGCTGGCCTCTCCCGCGCCATGCGAGGAGCGCAGGCCGACGTCGTGATCGGGCAGCGTCGAGGGCTCATGGCCGCCCGTGCGCTCGGCTGGCCGGGCCGCCGGATCTCGGCAGATGCCCTCCCCGCGGTCGTGGCGGCAGCCATGGGAGTGCGCACCTCGCTTCCCGCTCTGATGCGCGACGGCGAACGCGCCCTTTCCGAGGGTGCGCACCTCCCGCCACACCCGGGGCCCGATGAGGACGCCGCCGTGCTCTTCACGTCCGGCTCCACCGGACCCGCCAAGGGCGTGCGCTACACCCACGCCCAGCTGGCAGCCGTGCGGGACGTGCTCATCGCCGAACTCGACCCGTTGCCAGAGACCGGACTCGTGACCGGCTTCGCACCGTTCGCCCTGCTCGGGCCGGCCCTCGGCACCTGTTCGGCAACGCCGGATATGGACGTCTCGGCGCCCCGCACGCTCACCGCACGCGCCGTGGCCGACGCCGTGACCGCCTCGGGCGCCACGACCGTGTTCCTCTCACCGGCCGCGGCAGGCAACGTTGCCCGGACCGCACACGAGCTGTCCGCCGACGGCCGCGCCACCTTGCGCAGCGTCACCCAGCTGCTCTCCACCGGCGCACCGGTCAGCGCTGCGGTGCTGGGCTCGGTGGCCGAACTCATGCCCACGGCAGTGGCGCACACCCCCTACGGGATGACCGAGTGCCTGCTCGTCACCGACATCACACTGCCGGAGATCCTCGTCGTCGCGAACGCCGACGACGCCGGCGTGTGCGTGGGGCGGCCGGTGCACGCCGCCCAGGTGCGTATCAGCGCGCTGGATTCCGGTGGCATGGCCGTGGGTGCACCGGCGCAAGAGCCCGGAGTGCTCGGTGAGGTTCTGGTGAGTGCGCCGCACCTCAAAGACGGCTACGACCGCCTCTGGCTGACCGACCTCGCCGCCACCCGCGCCACTCCCGACGACGGTGGTCGGTGGCACCGCACGGGTGATGTCGGCCATCTCGACGCCCAGGGACGGCTGTGGATCGAAGGGCGACTTGCGCATGTGCTCACGACGGCGGCCGGCCCACTCGCCCCGGTCGGACCCGAACAAGAGGTGGAGCGTGCCGCGGGCGTGCAGCGGGCGGCGATCGTCGGCGTCGGGCCGCCGGGGGTCCAGCAGGCCGTCGCAGTGGTGGAGACCGACCCGCGGGCGCGGCGCGCGGGCCTGGCCACGGCCGCGATCGCCGAGCAGGCGCGCACTGCGTGCTCCACTGCGCTGGCCGCCGTCCTGACCGTCCCTGAGCTTCCCACTGATGTGCGGCACAACTCCAAGATCGACCGCGGTGCGCTGCAGGTGTGGGCGCAGCGGGTGCTCGCAGGCGAACGCGCGGCGGCTCCACGATGA
- a CDS encoding NAD-dependent epimerase/dehydratase family protein: protein MKVLVTGASGFLGRAVAVQIARAGHEVTTLQRRPSGAPGVQDIRGSITDATVVRRAVGGQDAVVHLAAKVSLAGEPAEFRRVNIEGTRNLLKAARAAGVQRFVQVSSPSVAHVGNALVGVGAEPADPEGTLGQYAQTKAAAELLALSYDSPGLAVLAVRPHLVWGPGDPQLVARIVDRARRGRLPLLDDGAALIDSTYIDNAADAMLAAVERAEVARGRAYVVTNGEPRPVAELIAGMCRAAGVPAPSWRIPGSLARAAGGAVERIWAWRPGQDEPPMTRFLAEQLSTAHWFDQRGTREALAWQPRVSIDEGMARLARFYRKA, encoded by the coding sequence ATGAAGGTGCTGGTCACAGGCGCGAGTGGCTTCCTGGGCCGCGCAGTCGCGGTTCAGATCGCCCGCGCCGGTCACGAGGTCACCACACTGCAGCGGCGTCCCAGCGGGGCTCCCGGGGTCCAAGACATCCGTGGGAGCATCACAGATGCGACGGTGGTGCGCCGCGCCGTCGGCGGCCAGGACGCGGTGGTGCACCTCGCGGCGAAGGTCTCACTCGCCGGTGAGCCAGCCGAGTTCAGGCGCGTCAACATTGAGGGCACCCGAAATCTGCTGAAGGCGGCCCGAGCGGCGGGTGTGCAGCGCTTCGTCCAGGTCTCCTCCCCCTCGGTCGCGCACGTGGGGAATGCGCTCGTGGGGGTAGGCGCCGAGCCCGCCGATCCCGAGGGCACGCTGGGGCAGTACGCGCAGACGAAAGCTGCCGCCGAGCTGCTCGCGCTCTCCTACGATTCCCCCGGCCTGGCGGTCCTCGCCGTGCGACCGCACCTCGTGTGGGGCCCTGGCGATCCCCAACTCGTGGCGCGGATCGTCGATCGTGCCCGGCGGGGCCGACTCCCCCTGCTGGATGACGGTGCAGCGCTGATCGACTCCACGTACATCGACAATGCCGCCGATGCGATGCTCGCGGCAGTGGAGCGCGCCGAGGTCGCACGCGGCCGCGCCTACGTCGTCACCAATGGCGAACCGCGCCCTGTGGCCGAGCTCATCGCTGGGATGTGCCGCGCGGCAGGTGTGCCTGCTCCCTCGTGGCGCATTCCCGGGAGCCTGGCTCGCGCCGCGGGTGGCGCCGTGGAGCGGATCTGGGCGTGGCGGCCGGGGCAGGATGAACCGCCGATGACCCGGTTCCTCGCCGAACAGCTCTCGACGGCGCACTGGTTCGACCAACGCGGCACGCGCGAGGCCCTCGCATGGCAGCCACGAGTGAGCATTGATGAGGGCATGGCCCGATTGGCCCGGTTCTATCGCAAGGCGTGA
- a CDS encoding YciI family protein, producing MATFIIIGYGDRAGYDLTDPDVRDEAHEHDARLRETGAVMGIAGTPIQVRNHDRAQVVTSDGAFLRSDLPIAGFTVITADTTDEAVEIASKTPCAVAHGVVEVWPLQT from the coding sequence ATGGCCACCTTCATCATCATCGGATATGGCGATCGCGCCGGATACGACCTCACCGATCCCGACGTCAGGGACGAGGCACACGAACACGACGCGCGCCTGCGCGAGACCGGAGCCGTGATGGGCATCGCGGGGACTCCGATCCAAGTACGCAACCACGACCGCGCACAGGTCGTGACCTCCGACGGGGCATTTCTGCGCTCCGACCTCCCGATCGCTGGCTTCACCGTCATCACCGCCGATACCACGGACGAGGCCGTAGAGATCGCCTCCAAGACACCATGCGCCGTCGCCCACGGGGTGGTCGAGGTGTGGCCGCTGCAAACCTAG
- a CDS encoding 3-oxoacyl-ACP synthase III produces MHGNNTARFTRAAMLSVTSGLPGTVTTSAQIQEQLAEVLDRLRLPRTLLERVAGVLERRTWSPDEDMYSGTIDAANRALAHADVNPEEIDLLINTSVSRPHLEPSVAARLHHGLGLPSSALNFDVTNACLGFVNGMSLAASMIETGQIRHALVVAGENAADVHAATIQRLLNAHPSRDELMQEFATLTLGSGAAATVIGASEDHPGSHRLLGGVTRAATQFHDLCVGSADGMFTDAAGLLKGGLDLVVSAWREAEPEWRWSKADRFVTHQVSRAHTDAITDAIDLDPARVPTTYANLGNVGPASLPITLAAEQESLHPGDRVVLMGVGSGLNTALMEIIW; encoded by the coding sequence GTGCACGGAAACAACACCGCCCGATTCACCAGAGCGGCCATGCTCTCGGTCACCTCGGGCCTGCCGGGCACGGTGACCACCTCGGCACAAATCCAGGAGCAGCTGGCCGAGGTTCTCGACCGGCTCCGACTGCCCCGGACCCTCCTCGAACGCGTGGCCGGGGTACTGGAGCGCCGCACCTGGTCCCCGGACGAGGACATGTACTCCGGGACCATCGACGCCGCCAACCGCGCGCTCGCGCACGCGGACGTTAATCCCGAGGAGATCGATCTCCTCATCAACACCTCGGTCTCGCGGCCGCATCTCGAGCCCTCGGTGGCGGCTCGGTTGCACCACGGCCTTGGCCTGCCCTCCTCCGCGCTGAACTTCGACGTGACGAACGCCTGCCTCGGATTCGTCAACGGGATGAGCCTGGCCGCCAGCATGATCGAGACCGGGCAGATCCGCCACGCGCTCGTCGTCGCCGGAGAGAATGCCGCCGACGTCCACGCGGCGACGATCCAGCGGCTCCTGAATGCACACCCGAGCCGCGACGAGCTCATGCAGGAGTTCGCCACCCTCACCCTGGGTTCGGGTGCGGCCGCTACAGTGATCGGCGCTTCCGAGGATCACCCTGGCAGCCATCGCCTGCTCGGCGGCGTCACGCGCGCGGCCACGCAGTTCCACGACCTGTGCGTGGGCAGCGCCGATGGCATGTTCACCGATGCCGCCGGCCTGCTCAAGGGCGGTCTCGACCTCGTCGTCTCCGCCTGGCGCGAGGCCGAACCCGAGTGGCGCTGGTCTAAGGCCGACCGCTTCGTCACTCATCAGGTCTCCCGCGCACACACCGACGCCATCACCGACGCCATCGACCTGGACCCTGCGAGGGTGCCGACCACATACGCCAACCTCGGCAACGTGGGCCCCGCCTCGCTGCCGATCACCCTGGCCGCTGAGCAGGAGTCCCTCCATCCAGGTGATCGCGTGGTGCTCATGGGCGTCGGTTCCGGCCTCAACACAGCGCTCATGGAGATCATCTGGTGA